The genomic window GTTAACATCATAAAACCGCATCAAAAGATTAATCATTGTGGTTTTGCCTGCTCCAGTCGGTCCTACAATGGCAACCTTTTGTCCTTGTTTTACATCTAGATTAAAATCTTTTATAAGCGGCTTTTGAGGAATATAAGAAAAATCTACATCCTTAAATTCAAAATCGCCTTTTATCACAATGTCATTATAACCTTGGTTTGCTTTTATAGCAGGAGATGTAATATCAATTATTTCAAACATTCGCGATGCGCCAGCAAGTCCGCTGATTATCTGGCTTGTCGCCGAAGTAAATTCATTGATAGGACGAGAAAACAAGGTGGCATAGGTCAAAAAACTGGTCAATGTGCCAACAGAAAGACCTAAGAATATCGCACACAATCCGCCTGTTAAGCCTACCAGCGAATAAGAAAAATAATTAAGCAGTCTTGTGCTTGGATTGGAAAGAGAGGCAATAAACTGTGCTTTTGTGCCTGTTATATTGAGTTCATCATTAATAATATCAAAGTGTCTTTGGGCTTCTTTTTCATAATTAAATGCTTTTACGACTCTTGCACCCCTTATATGTTCTTCGGCATAACCGCTCAGTTTTCCCATAACTTGTTGCATTTTCAATAGTCTTTGAGATGACTTTTGGGCTACCAGCTTAGAAACCCAAAACATCAGCGGAACGGATATTACAACCGCAATAGTAACTATTGGACTAAG from Clostridia bacterium includes these protein-coding regions:
- a CDS encoding ABC transporter ATP-binding protein is translated as MSNQKKTSLKRLFGYIKPYKKTVICIAFLSLIGNLFYVIGPLLIGRAVDNIVEAGKVDFDNLIKILIILGGLYIINALCVWLYTSLGVSVAVKTTNKIRKQAFKKLLSLPLKEIDNMNKGDIISRFTADCDQITDAITQMLNQFFSGIVIIFAALGFMLYLSPIVTIAVVISVPLMFWVSKLVAQKSSQRLLKMQQVMGKLSGYAEEHIRGARVVKAFNYEKEAQRHFDIINDELNITGTKAQFIASLSNPSTRLLNYFSYSLVGLTGGLCAIFLGLSVGTLTSFLTYATLFSRPINEFTSATSQIISGLAGASRMFEIIDITSPAIKANQGYNDIVIKGDFEFKDVDFSYIPQKPLIKDFNLDVKQGQKVAIVGPTGAGKTTMINLLMRFYDVN